The DNA window CGCCCGGGTGAAGGACGGCCCGAGGGAGGGCGAGCACGTGGCCATCAAGCGCGTGCGCCCCGAGCGCTCGCACGATGACGAGGCCCACGAGCAGCTCCTGCACGAAGCGGAGCTGGCCCGGTGCCTGAGCCACCCTCACATCGTCGGCTTCGTCGAGTATGGGGAGCTGCCCGACGGCGGGTACCTCGCGCTGGAGCTGGTGGAGGGGCCTGACCTGGGACGGGTGCTGGCGCAGTGCCGCCGGCGGCGCATCGAGCTGCCCATCGACATCTCCGTGCTCATCGTCCGCCAGGTGCTGGAGGCGCTCGCGCACGCGCACCAGGCCACCAGTCCCACCGGTCGCCCGCTGGGGGTCGTCCACTGCGATGTGTCCCCGCACAACGTGCTGCTGTCGCGCACGGGCGAGGTGAAGCTCGCGGACTTCGGCGTGGCGCGCTCGAGGGCGGGGCTTGCGCTGGATGCACGGCGGCTGGGCAAGCAGCACTACCGCTCTCCGGAGCTGCTCGCGGGCGAGGTCTCCGTCGCGGTGGACCTGTGGGCCACCGCGGTGCTGCTGTACGAGCTGCTGTCGATGGAGTCACCCTTCCCCTCGGGCCCCGGGGACGAGGTCGAATCCGCCATCCGGGGAGGCCGCGTGCGCCCCGTGCGGCTGCATGTCCCGGAGGTGTCGGACGCCCTCGCGTTGGTGCTGGACCGCGCGCTGGCCCCGAACCCGGCGCAGCGCTTCAGCTCCGCGGCGCAGTTCGCCCGGGCGCTCGCGTCGCTCGCGGATGACCGGGTGGCCACGCCCCTGGCGGTGGCCGCGGTGGTGCGCGGGTTGATGGGCACCACCGCGTAGGGCCCGGGGCACTCAGGCGAGCAGCCGGACCTCCGGGGCGGGAGCGGCGGGCATCCC is part of the Myxococcus landrumus genome and encodes:
- a CDS encoding serine/threonine-protein kinase; protein product: MVEVEEHWPRDCGRFELLSRLGRGGMAEVFLARVKDGPREGEHVAIKRVRPERSHDDEAHEQLLHEAELARCLSHPHIVGFVEYGELPDGGYLALELVEGPDLGRVLAQCRRRRIELPIDISVLIVRQVLEALAHAHQATSPTGRPLGVVHCDVSPHNVLLSRTGEVKLADFGVARSRAGLALDARRLGKQHYRSPELLAGEVSVAVDLWATAVLLYELLSMESPFPSGPGDEVESAIRGGRVRPVRLHVPEVSDALALVLDRALAPNPAQRFSSAAQFARALASLADDRVATPLAVAAVVRGLMGTTA